A single window of Nicotiana tomentosiformis chromosome 1, ASM39032v3, whole genome shotgun sequence DNA harbors:
- the LOC104112693 gene encoding sugar transporter ERD6-like 5 isoform X2, with the protein MIGAVMSGKLADLFARRGAMGFSEMFCLVGWLAIIFGRNALWLDIGRLLMGYGVGIISYVVPVYIAEITPKNLRGAFTTVNQLMICCGVSLMYVIGVIINWRLLALIGTIPCIIQLSGLFFIPESPRWLAKAGKWKECEASLQRLRGKDANISKEATEIKDYTETIQKLSEAKMIDLFQKKYAHSLIVGVGLMVLQQFGGVNAIAYYASSIFESAGFSGRIGSIAMVVVQIPMQVLGVLLMDKSGRRPLLLVSAAGTCLGCFLVGLSFLLQDLQLWKSSPFLALVGILVFTGSFSLGMGGIPWVIMSEIFPINVKGLAGSLVTVVNWFGSWIVSYSFNFLMLWSSEGTFFIFSAVCGLTIMFVAKLVPETKGRTLEEIQLSMNYYHNQP; encoded by the exons AATGCTTTATGGCTTGATATTGGGAGGTTGTTGATGGGGTATGGAGTTGGCATTATTTCATACGTG GTTCCTGTGTATATAGCGGAAATAACACCTAAGAATCTCCGAGGCGCATTCACAACAGTTAATCAG CTAATGATATGCTGTGGAGTATCACTTATGTATGTAATTGGAGTAATCATCAACTGGCGCCTACTTGCTCTGATTG GAACTATTCCATGTATAATACAGCTGTCGGGTCTATTTTTCATACCAGAGTCTCCTAGATGGCTG gctaaggctggcaagtggaaAGAATGTGAAGCTTCTCTCCAGCGCCTTAGAGGGAAGGATGCCAATATATCCAAAGAAGCTACTGAAATAAAA GATTATACAGAAACCATTCAAAAACTCTCCGAGGCTAAGATGATTGATTTATTCCAAAAGAAATATGCACATTCTCTTATT GTTGGAGTGGGCTTAATGGTATTGCAACAATTTGGAGGGGTCAATGCTATTGCATATTATGCAAGTTCTATTTTTGAGTCAGCTG GTTTTTCCGGTCGGATTGGATCAATTGCAATGGTGGTTGTACAG ATCCCAATGCAAGTTTTAGGAGTTCTCTTGATGGATAAATCAGGAAGGCGTCCATTGCTGTTG GTATCTGCAGCAGGCACATGCTTGGGCTGTTTCCTTGTGGGATTGTCATTCTTATTACAG GATCTTCAACTTTGGAAGTCTAGCCCCTTTTTGGCACTTGTTGGTATACTG GTCTTCACTGGATCTTTCTCATTAGGCATGGGAGGTATACCGTGGGTGATTATGTCAGAG ATATTCCCAATTAATGTCAAAGGTTTAGCTGGAAGCCTAGTGACAGTAGTCAACTGGTTCGGTTCTTGGATCGTCTCATATTCGTTCAACTTTCTTATGCTATGGAGCTCTGAAG GaacattcttcatattttcagcAGTATGTGGTTTGACCATTATGTTTGTCGCGAAACTGGTTCCGGAGACCAAAGGCCGCACCTTGGAAGAAATACAATTGTCGATGAATTACTATCATAACCAGCCATGA